Genomic segment of Trichoderma breve strain T069 chromosome 7 map unlocalized scaffold00007, whole genome shotgun sequence:
ACAATTGGGATTTATCAGATGGTGTTCAATCGGAATACGATCATACTAGCTATTTTTTTGGTAATTGAATTGCCTCCGAGTCCAGGGCTTAGCAGTGCCTTCAGTTATCTGTTCAAGTCGTCGATATCACCCCCTTCGTCGCAGTTTACGGTCAAGTTACTGACATAGTTTCTTGCAGATGTTGTTCGCCTAGAAATCCCCAATTCTTCCACCAATCCTCTATATCGATCTTCTCAAAGGTCACAGCACTCCTGCACGAATTATCTTCTACGACAAACAGTCCAACCTAAATGCCAGAGTACAATGTCGAATTCACCACGAAGATCGATCTGTTTGCTTAATGCTTTTAGCACCGAATCAGAAGATCTTTCAACATAGGAAGCGAAAACAGTGGCAGCTGAATCAGTTTCCATTCGTAATACCACACAAATCCTGCAAGCGGCGGTCTTTTCAAAGAATCCAAAGAACAATGTTGTATGTTTGCCTCAGCTAtctacttttttttgtgtctATAACTAACGTGTCTTTTGTCCTGACAGTTCGATACACATCTCCAATCAAACATCGAAGCCTGCGCAAACGAAAACCCCAAACATCCACCAAAGCTATTGGTATTATACACAAAGACGTCCATGATTGAACCCGTACCCTCGTCAACCCAACGAAATCCCATTCAGCAACTCGCTATGCTCCGTCTAAGAACAACTCTACATCGTACAAAACTCCCTTTGAAGCAGATCAAatcccctcctccttctcatTCGGCGGCCACCAAATCATCGGCGGAAACATCAACTCCTCCCCATGCCCCTCATACACCTCCCACCCCAACGTCTTATACGTCTTCATCCCCTCCTCACTCGCCTCCAAATACGCCGGAATCCCCAACTCCGCACACCTCTCCATCCCGTACCGCACACACATCGTCGCCGCCCCCCGTCTCCTATACTCCGGATCCACGCACATGTAGCACAGCAGCGCAAACGGCCTTCCCTTCATGATCCTTCTCCGTAGAGCAATCTCCGGCTCCATCGTATCCAGGAcaagcttcctcttcgccggATCCTCCACCCACTCCATGCGCAAAATGTAGTTTTCCACCATGTACTCCTCCTCAGTCCTCTCGCGATCCCAGACGAACCACTCTGCGAACCCAAcaatcttttcctctccgGTAGCAGGATCAGTATACACGCACTTAACACCAGGCGACACTGAAGGGTATTTTTCAAGATGCTCCTTGTAACCGCGCAAGTGTCGCTCCGCATTCAGCCTCCTTGTCTCCTCCGAATCAGGCCCTCCTCCAATAATGTCGAAATTAGGAAACGGCCCAAAAGCATTGAGGATGAGCTGCATACACCGCGGCATGTCCTCCTCTCGAGCAGGCTCGACACGGAAAGTTCCTGGCGTGGCTGCTGGCATGGCTGTGTATCTTCTTCGCTGGACTCGAAATAGAATATCTTGAGTTTTACTGATCACACGAAGTCGTCGTAAAAACATGCTCATCAATTGTATATTATGTATGCTATGGGTTCTAGTACGATTTTATATAGATCATCTAATACCTAATACTCCATTGCTGCTGAACCATTATTCGTCGGCAAGTTTGGCGCAAAGGATGCAGCTATAAGTGGGACGGACAGTGACTCCTCGCCGACAAATGCACCAATTTGTGATTGGCCCTAGATCAACTAGTCTTGGCCTCAATCCATAGTTCTGGCTAGGAAGAGTAGCATAACCCGTGATAGTGTCGTAGCAACGGAATTTCGGCACGGATTGTCGCAAAAGTCCCCCAGATGAAAAAACACTCTTTTAACATCAGTCGGCACGTGTAAATTACGACTCTAAgcaacatacaacagccaCAAACAGCCACGCACGAGTTCAACAAAGGCAAGCCAAACAACATCCCCATCTAAATGCGCCGATATATTCTTCTCTATCTGTAATAGAGCAGCTATATATGCCAGTCCCCTTGCCATACACAATCTTGACAGCTCGCTGG
This window contains:
- a CDS encoding acetyltransferase (GNAT) family domain-containing protein, producing MPAATPGTFRVEPAREEDMPRCMQLILNAFGPFPNFDIIGGGPDSEETRRLNAERHLRGYKEHLEKYPSVSPGVKCVYTDPATGEEKIVGFAEWFVWDRERTEEEYMVENYILRMEWVEDPAKRKLVLDTMEPEIALRRRIMKGRPFALLCYMCVDPEYRRRGAATMCVRYGMERCAELGIPAYLEASEEGMKTYKTLGWEVYEGHGEELMFPPMIWWPPNEKEEGI